In the Diorhabda carinulata isolate Delta chromosome 9, icDioCari1.1, whole genome shotgun sequence genome, one interval contains:
- the LOC130897980 gene encoding uncharacterized protein LOC130897980 isoform X1: MRLIILDSADKVSEWAATYVMKRINDFAPSPDKYFVLGLPTGGTPLGMYKKLIEFHRAGKISFRYVKTFNMDEYVDLPKDHPESYHYYMWNNFFKHIDINPKNVHILDGNAPNLFAECSYYEQEIVEAGGVELFIGGIGPDGHIAFNEPGSSLVSRTRVKTLARDTLIANARFFDNNVEKVPKQALTVGVGTVMDAREVMILITGTQKAFALYKAVEEGVNHMWTVSAFQQHPNTLMICDEDATLELRVKTVKYFKVSYTGNSVNEIKNIIDKSEREKIKQFETVPSAEKRTQPIEDSDSEYVEKIIEIIQPKLQDSVEAVAVTEDIDAKESKVTEESSYTILKKHKLEDESEITTFMLKSTQEPKLEDSLMPCTISYDTRMKFDPESKLEEIPTVAVVQESVQEPKLEDSVILGTISFDTRMEFVSEPKLEKVGSKLTTVVPRNMLESVKEPKLKDSNEPQAIPADTKMKFVAEPTVKEPKLEDSYEPQTIPLDATMKFVIEPKLGEVKPESTASVAEPINTTLKSAHEPKLEDSIKSRITPIDTGIKLEEIGSKISTDVMVPGNKMLKADEEPKLKDSNLPQAVPTDTSKKFVSQTKSREDRPKILAIAAEPTDTTMKAAEEPKLEDSNEPRAAPFGTIPKLGELKPKVLDVAAAPTGTMLKTVQEPKLEDSNEPRAAPFGTIPKLGEVKPKVLDVAAVPTGTMLKTVQEPKLEDSNEPRAAPFGTIPKLGEVKPKVLDVAAEPTGTMLKTVQEPKLEDSNEPRAAQFGTKMKFGGVEPKLTAIAAEPTGTMLKSVQEPKLEDSNEPQAAQFGAKMKFGGVEPKLTAIAAEPTGTMLKSVQEPKLEDSNEPQAAQFGAKMKFGGVEPKLTAIAAEPTGTMLKTVQEPKLEDSNEPQTAQFGTKMKFGGVEPKLTAIAAEPTGAMLKTVQEPKLEDSNEPQAAQFGAKMKFGGVEPKLTAIAAEPTGTMLKTVQEPKLEDSNEPQAAQFGTKMKFGGVEPKLTAIAAEPTGAMLKTVREPKLEDSNEPQAAQFGTKMKFGGVEPKLTAIAAEPTGTMLKTVQEPKLEDSNEPQAAQFGTKMKFGGVEPKLTAIAAEPTGAMLKTVREPKLEDSNEPQAAQFGTKMKFGGVEPKLTAIAAEPTGTMLKTVQEPKLEDSNEPQAAQFGTKMKFGGVEPKLTAIAAEPTGAMLKTVREPKLEDSNEPQAAQFGTKMKFGGVEPKLTAIAAEPTGAMLKTVREPKLEDSNEPQAAQFGTKMKFGGVEPKLTAIAAEPTGAMLKTVQEPKLEDSNEPQAAQFGTKMKFEGVEPKLTAIAAEPTGTMLKTVQEPKLEDLNEPQAAQFGTKMKFGGVDPKLTAIAAEPTGTMLKTVQEPKLEDLNEPQAAQFGTKMKFGGVDPKLTAIAAEPTGTMLKTVQEPKLEDSNEPRAAQFGTKMKIEGVEPKLTAIAAEPTGAMVKTVREPKLEESFEPKTFASISEPSIALSSFVKESKTNSIVGEPTATALRCREPKADEKFESNDKSSEYIEKIKSSKSVTFKEPETEKISLPDKNVEIKRISDKTTQHTENVVSATQTRPIKTHKEESESLEKTIDNRQIESTVIIDREEPLLAEKHLEAIKSSRSIQVPHEKPPESMKTNRSIQVSDEPEAKHFEPILSSRSVQVSGSIQIGFEDETVSSRSNIDKRLETNRSTETCRFMKKISTTVPSFSVDSSIIKSGGCSGKITATRNQSQCSIKLKCIESFAAVQRSNKNRDGKSKSESAEK, encoded by the exons ATGCGATTAATTATTTTGGATTCAGCTGATAAAGTAAGCGAATGGGCGGCAACGTATGTAATGAAAAGGATAAATGATTTCGCCCCATCTCCGGATAAATATTTCGTTCTTGGATTGCCAACGG GGGGCACTCCGTTAGGcatgtataaaaaattaatagaatttcaTAGAGCGGGAAAGATATCTTTTAGGTACGTTAAGACTTTCAATATGGACGAATATGTAGATCTACCTAAAGATCATCCTGAAAGCTACCACTATTACATGtggaacaattttttcaaacatatagATATTAATccaaaaaatgttcatatattAGATGGAAATGCACCAAATTTATTCGCCGAATGTTCGTATTACGAACAAGAAATAGTCGAAGCAGGAGGAGTTGAATTATTTATCGGAg GTATTGGACCAGATGGACACATAGCGTTCAACGAACCAGGCTCTTCATTAGTTTCTAGAACCAGGGTAAAAACCTTAGCCAGAGATACTTTAATTGCAAACGCACGTTTCTTCGATAATAATGTAGAGAAAGTGCCCAAACAAGCACTTACTGTTGGCGTGGGAACAGTAATGGATGCTAGAGAG GTAATGATACTTATTACTGGCACCCAAAAGGCTTTCGCTTTGTATAAAGCCGTAGAAGAAGGCGTTAATCACATGTGGACGGTATCGGCTTTCCAACAACATCCTAATACTTTAATGATATGCGACGAGGATGCCACTTTGGAATTACGAGTAAagactgttaaatattttaaa GTTTCATATACTGGAAATTCGgtcaatgaaattaaaaatattatcgataaaagtgaaagagaaaaaataaaacaattcgaGACTGTTCCCAGTGCAGAAAAACGAACGCAGCCTATAGAAGATTCAGATTcagaatatgttgaaaaaataattgaaataatacaacCAAAACTACAAGATTCAGTTGAAGCTGTAGCTGTTACAGAAGATATCGATGCAAAAGAATCGAAAGTCACTGAAGAGTCAAgttatacaatattaaaaaaacacaaattagaAGATGAGTCAGAAATAACGACTTTTATGTTAAAATCTACACAAGAACCCAAATTAGAAGATTCTCTCATGCCCTGTACAATCTCATATGATACAAGAATGAAATTTGATCCAGAATCAAAACTAGAAGAAATACCGACCGTTGCTGTGGTTCAAGAATCTGTTCAAGAACCCAAATTAGAAGATTCAGTTATACTCGGAACAATTTCATTTGATACAAGAATGGAATTTGTTTCAGAACCGAAATTAGAGAAAGTTGGGTCAAAATTAACGACGGTGGTACCCAGAAATATGTTAGAATCTGTTAAAGAACCCAAATTAAAAGATTCGAATGAACCTCAAGCAATTCCAGCTGATACAAAGATGAAATTTGTTGCAGAACCAACTGTTAAAGAACCCAAATTAGAAGATTCATATGAGCCTCAGACAATACCACTAGATGCAACTATGAAATTTGTTATAGAACCAAAATTAGGAGAAGTTAAACCAGAATCAACGGCGAGTGTTGCTGAACCTATTAATACAACGTTAAAATCTGCACATGAACCCAAATTAGAAGATTCAATTAAGTCTCGGATAACACCCATTGATACAGGgattaaattagaagaaattggGTCAAAAATATCGACTGATGTTATGGTACCCggtaataaaatgttaaaagcTGATGAAGAACCCAAATTAAAAGATTCGAATCTACCTCAAGCAGTACCAACTGATACAAGTAAGAAATTTGTTTCACAAACAAAATCAAGAGAAGATAGGCCAAAAATATTGGCCATTGCTGCAGAACCAACTGATACGACGATGAAAGCAGCTGAAGAACCCAAATTAGAAGATTCGAATGAACCTCGAGCAGCACCATTTGGTACAATACCTAAATTAGGAGAACTTAAGCCTAAAGTATTGGATGTAGCTGCAGCACCAACTGGTACAATGTTAAAGACTGTACAAGAACCCAAATTAGAAGATTCAAATGAACCTCGAGCAGCACCATTTGGTACAATACCTAAATTAGGGGAAGTTAAGCCTAAAGTATTGGATGTAGCTGCAGTACCAACTGGTACAATGTTAAAGACTGTACAGGAACCCAAATTAGAAGATTCAAATGAACCTCGAGCAGCACCATTTGGTACAATACCTAAATTAGGGGAAGTTAAGCCTAAAGTATTGGATGTAGCTGCAGAACCTACTGGTACAATGCTAAAGACTGTACAGGAACCCAAATTAGAAGATTCAAATGAACCTCGAGCAGCACAATTTGGTACAAAGATGAAATTTGGAGGAGTGGAACCAAAATTAACGGCAATTGCTGCAGAACCAACTGGTACAATGTTAAAGAGTGTACAGGAACCCAAATTAGAAGATTCAAATGAACCTCAAGCAGCACAATTTGGTGCAAAGATGAAATTTGGAGGAGTGGAACCAAAATTAACGGCAATTGCTGCAGAACCAACCGGTACAATGCTAAAGAGTGTACAAGAACCCAAATTAGAAGATTCAAATGAACCTCAAGCAGCACAATTTGGTGCAAAGATGAAATTTGGAGGGGTGGAACCAAAATTAACGGCAATTGCTGCAGAACCAACCGGTACAATGCTAAAGACTGTACAGGAACCCAAATTAGAAGATTCAAATGAACCTCAAACAGCACAATTTGGTACAAAGATGAAATTTGGAGGGGTGGAACCAAAATTAACGGCAATTGCTGCAGAACCAACTGGTGCAATGCTAAAGACTGTACAGGAACCCAAATTAGAAGATTCAAATGAACCTCAAGCAGCACAATTTGGTGCAAAGATGAAATTTGGAGGGGTGGAACCAAAATTAACGGCAATTGCTGCAGAACCAACCGGTACAATGCTAAAGACTGTACAGGAACCCAAATTAGAAGATTCAAATGAACCTCAAGCAGCACAATTTGGTACAAAGATGAAATTTGGAGGGGTGGAACCAAAATTAACGGCAATTGCTGCAGAACCAACTGGTGCAATGCTAAAGACTGTACGGGAACCTAAATTAGAAGATTCAAATGAACCTCAAGCAGCACAATTTGGTACAAAGATGAAATTTGGAGGGGTGGAACCAAAATTAACGGCAATTGCTGCAGAACCAACCGGTACAATGCTAAAGACTGTACAGGAACCCAAATTAGAAGATTCAAATGAACCTCAAGCAGCACAATTTGGTACAAAGATGAAATTTGGAGGGGTGGAACCAAAATTAACGGCAATTGCTGCAGAACCAACTGGTGCAATGCTAAAGACTGTACGGGAACCTAAATTAGAAGATTCAAATGAACCTCAAGCAGCACAATTTGGTACAAAGATGAAATTTGGAGGGGTGGAACCAAAATTAACGGCAATTGCTGCAGAACCAACCGGTACAATGCTAAAGACTGTACAGGAACCCAAATTAGAAGATTCAAATGAACCTCAAGCAGCACAATTTGGTACAAAGATGAAATTTGGAGGGGTGGAACCAAAATTAACGGCAATTGCTGCAGAACCAACTGGTGCAATGCTAAAGACTGTACGGGAACCTAAATTAGAAGATTCAAATGAACCTCAAGCAGCACAATTTGGTACAAAGATGAAATTTGGAGGGGTGGAACCAAAATTAACGGCAATTGCTGCAGAACCAACTGGTGCAATGCTAAAGACTGTACGGGAACCTAAATTAGAAGATTCAAATGAACCTCAAGCAGCACAATTTGGTACAAAGATGAAATTTGGAGGGGTGGAACCAAAATTAACGGCAATTGCTGCAGAACCAACTGGTGCAATGCTAAAGACTGTACAGGAACCCAAATTAGAAGATTCGAATGAACCTCAAGCAGCACAATTTGGTACAAAGATGAAATTTGAAGGAGTGGAACCAAAATTAACGGCAATTGCTGCAGAACCAACTGGTACAATGTTAAAGACTGTACAGGAACCTAAATTAGAAGATTTGAATGAACCTCAAGCAGCACAATTTGGTACAAAGATGAAGTTTGGAGGAGTGGATCCAAAATTAACGGCAATTGCTGCAGAACCAACTGGTACAATGTTAAAGACTGTACAGGAACCTAAATTAGAAGATTTGAATGAACCTCAAGCAGCACAATTTGGTACAAAGATGAAGTTTGGAGGAGTGGATCCAAAATTAACGGCAATTGCTGCAGAACCAACTGGTACAATGTTAAAGACTGTACAGGAACCCAAATTAGAAGATTCAAATGAACCTAGAGCAGCACAATTTGGTACAAAGATGAAAATTGAAGGAGTGGAACCAAAATTAACGGCAATTGCTGCAGAACCAACTGGTGCAATGGTAAAGACTGTACGGGAACCTAAATTAGAAGAATCATTTGAGCCTAAAACATTTGCTTCTATTTCAGAACCTTCTATCGCACTGTCGAGTTTCGTTAAAGAATCCAAAACAAATTCCATTGTTGGGGAACCAACTGCAACAGCATTGAGATGTAGAGAACCAAAAGCAgacgaaaaattcgaatctAATGACAAATCATCcgaatatatcgaaaaaatcaaaagtagCAAATCGGTGACTTTCAAAGAACccgaaacagaaaaaatttcattacccGATAAAAACGTGGAAATAAAGCGAATTTCCGATAAAACGACGCAACATACGGAAAACGTCGTATCCGCCACACAAACGCGACCGATAAAAACGCATAAAGAAGAATCGGAATCATTAGAAAAGACAATAGACAATAGACAAATCGAATCAACGGTAATAATCGATAGAGAGGAACCACTTCTCGCCGAAAAACATCTAGAGGCAATTAAATCCAGTAGGAGTATTCAAGTGCCGCACGAGAAACCTCCGGAATCGATGAAAACTAACAGATCGATCCAAGTATCTGACGAACCCGAAGCGAAACATTTCGAACCGATTTTATCGAGTAGGAGCGTCCAAGTATCCGGTTCCATACAAATTGGATTCGAAGACGAAACGGTTTCTAGTAGATCGAATATCGATAAACGATTAGAAACTAATCGATCTACTGAAACGTGtcgatttatgaaaaaaattagtacgaCGGTACCGAGTTTTAGTGTCGATTCGTCGATTATTAAATCCGGAGGATGTTCCGGTAAAATAACCGCCACCAGGAATCAGTCTCAATGTTCTATTAAGTTGAAGTGTATCGAATCGTTCGCCGCCGTTCAACGGTCTAATAAAAATCGAGACGGAAAATCGAAAAGTGAATCGgcggaaaaataa
- the LOC130897980 gene encoding glucosamine-6-phosphate isomerase isoform X3 gives MRLIILDSADKVSEWAATYVMKRINDFAPSPDKYFVLGLPTGGTPLGMYKKLIEFHRAGKISFRYVKTFNMDEYVDLPKDHPESYHYYMWNNFFKHIDINPKNVHILDGNAPNLFAECSYYEQEIVEAGGVELFIGGIGPDGHIAFNEPGSSLVSRTRVKTLARDTLIANARFFDNNVEKVPKQALTVGVGTVMDAREVMILITGTQKAFALYKAVEEGVNHMWTVSAFQQHPNTLMICDEDATLELRVKTVKYFKALSDHHTNQMLASETEQFQTYH, from the exons ATGCGATTAATTATTTTGGATTCAGCTGATAAAGTAAGCGAATGGGCGGCAACGTATGTAATGAAAAGGATAAATGATTTCGCCCCATCTCCGGATAAATATTTCGTTCTTGGATTGCCAACGG GGGGCACTCCGTTAGGcatgtataaaaaattaatagaatttcaTAGAGCGGGAAAGATATCTTTTAGGTACGTTAAGACTTTCAATATGGACGAATATGTAGATCTACCTAAAGATCATCCTGAAAGCTACCACTATTACATGtggaacaattttttcaaacatatagATATTAATccaaaaaatgttcatatattAGATGGAAATGCACCAAATTTATTCGCCGAATGTTCGTATTACGAACAAGAAATAGTCGAAGCAGGAGGAGTTGAATTATTTATCGGAg GTATTGGACCAGATGGACACATAGCGTTCAACGAACCAGGCTCTTCATTAGTTTCTAGAACCAGGGTAAAAACCTTAGCCAGAGATACTTTAATTGCAAACGCACGTTTCTTCGATAATAATGTAGAGAAAGTGCCCAAACAAGCACTTACTGTTGGCGTGGGAACAGTAATGGATGCTAGAGAG GTAATGATACTTATTACTGGCACCCAAAAGGCTTTCGCTTTGTATAAAGCCGTAGAAGAAGGCGTTAATCACATGTGGACGGTATCGGCTTTCCAACAACATCCTAATACTTTAATGATATGCGACGAGGATGCCACTTTGGAATTACGAGTAAagactgttaaatattttaaa
- the LOC130897980 gene encoding glucosamine-6-phosphate isomerase isoform X2 — protein sequence MRLIILDSADKVSEWAATYVMKRINDFAPSPDKYFVLGLPTGGTPLGMYKKLIEFHRAGKISFRYVKTFNMDEYVDLPKDHPESYHYYMWNNFFKHIDINPKNVHILDGNAPNLFAECSYYEQEIVEAGGVELFIGGIGPDGHIAFNEPGSSLVSRTRVKTLARDTLIANARFFDNNVEKVPKQALTVGVGTVMDAREVMILITGTQKAFALYKAVEEGVNHMWTVSAFQQHPNTLMICDEDATLELRVKTVKYFKDLSDHHAALLQSTGDGKERGRFKKVS from the exons ATGCGATTAATTATTTTGGATTCAGCTGATAAAGTAAGCGAATGGGCGGCAACGTATGTAATGAAAAGGATAAATGATTTCGCCCCATCTCCGGATAAATATTTCGTTCTTGGATTGCCAACGG GGGGCACTCCGTTAGGcatgtataaaaaattaatagaatttcaTAGAGCGGGAAAGATATCTTTTAGGTACGTTAAGACTTTCAATATGGACGAATATGTAGATCTACCTAAAGATCATCCTGAAAGCTACCACTATTACATGtggaacaattttttcaaacatatagATATTAATccaaaaaatgttcatatattAGATGGAAATGCACCAAATTTATTCGCCGAATGTTCGTATTACGAACAAGAAATAGTCGAAGCAGGAGGAGTTGAATTATTTATCGGAg GTATTGGACCAGATGGACACATAGCGTTCAACGAACCAGGCTCTTCATTAGTTTCTAGAACCAGGGTAAAAACCTTAGCCAGAGATACTTTAATTGCAAACGCACGTTTCTTCGATAATAATGTAGAGAAAGTGCCCAAACAAGCACTTACTGTTGGCGTGGGAACAGTAATGGATGCTAGAGAG GTAATGATACTTATTACTGGCACCCAAAAGGCTTTCGCTTTGTATAAAGCCGTAGAAGAAGGCGTTAATCACATGTGGACGGTATCGGCTTTCCAACAACATCCTAATACTTTAATGATATGCGACGAGGATGCCACTTTGGAATTACGAGTAAagactgttaaatattttaaa